One Actinosynnema pretiosum DNA segment encodes these proteins:
- a CDS encoding thermonuclease family protein, with translation MESTALVRRTPFRLLLLVPALLLTACAAQPLAAPAAPAPDAADHAQVPAPDAAERWDRSGSWSNSSPAQPDTADLAPARASGVVDARTIAVAGGGSVRLLGLAEPGACWSRAAADFLGSLVAQKDLALDGASVRLPGGADLSAQLVSQGMARAEPDAATTLTRAEATARKAGLGLWGAPCGGSDSVVTTPAPTARALAQCTANTSTTPAGLPGSPVLDHDTDGVACA, from the coding sequence ATGGAGAGCACCGCGCTGGTCCGCAGGACGCCGTTCCGGCTACTGCTGCTGGTCCCCGCCCTGCTGCTGACGGCCTGCGCCGCGCAGCCGCTCGCCGCTCCCGCCGCGCCCGCGCCGGACGCCGCGGACCACGCGCAGGTCCCCGCCCCGGACGCCGCCGAGCGGTGGGACCGGTCCGGTTCGTGGTCGAACTCCTCCCCCGCGCAGCCCGACACCGCCGACCTCGCGCCCGCGCGCGCCTCGGGGGTCGTCGACGCCCGCACCATCGCCGTGGCGGGCGGCGGCTCGGTCCGGCTGCTGGGGCTGGCCGAGCCCGGCGCCTGCTGGTCGCGCGCGGCGGCCGACTTCCTCGGCTCGCTGGTGGCGCAGAAGGACCTGGCGCTCGACGGCGCGTCCGTGCGCCTTCCCGGCGGGGCCGACCTCTCCGCCCAGCTCGTCAGCCAGGGCATGGCCCGCGCCGAACCGGACGCGGCCACCACCCTGACCCGCGCCGAGGCCACCGCCCGGAAGGCGGGCCTCGGCCTGTGGGGCGCGCCGTGCGGCGGCTCCGACTCGGTGGTGACGACGCCCGCGCCGACCGCGCGCGCCCTGGCGCAGTGCACCGCGAACACCTCCACGACCCCCGCCGGCCTGCCCGGCTCACCAGTTCTCGACCACGACACGGATGGGGTGGCCTGCGCATGA
- a CDS encoding DUF4442 domain-containing protein has translation MDPSLVADAMRKSVPWVQTNGVEFTEVGADRVVAALPDRPESRNHVGGPHAAMLFGVGETASGAVVMAAFGGYLDRATPLVARAEIAYRKLALGPLTAEAVLERPAADVVAELEGGQRPEFPVRVSVRDAEGVVTTELVVTWTLKPQR, from the coding sequence ATGGATCCCTCGCTCGTCGCGGACGCGATGCGGAAGTCAGTGCCGTGGGTGCAGACCAACGGCGTGGAGTTCACCGAGGTCGGCGCGGACCGCGTGGTCGCGGCCCTCCCCGACCGGCCGGAGTCCCGGAACCACGTGGGCGGGCCGCACGCGGCCATGCTGTTCGGGGTCGGCGAGACCGCCTCCGGCGCCGTGGTGATGGCGGCGTTCGGCGGCTACCTGGACCGGGCGACGCCGCTCGTGGCGCGCGCGGAGATCGCCTACCGCAAGCTCGCGCTCGGCCCGCTCACGGCGGAGGCGGTGCTGGAGCGGCCCGCCGCCGACGTGGTCGCCGAACTGGAGGGCGGGCAGCGGCCGGAGTTCCCGGTGCGGGTGTCGGTGCGCGACGCCGAGGGCGTGGTGACCACCGAACTGGTGGTGACGTGGACCCTCAAGCCGCAGCGATGA
- a CDS encoding MarR family winged helix-turn-helix transcriptional regulator, producing MTTPEDAHGGGRSDEGLADRFGTALVRLNKMHAALSANLSKAGIDKASFILLANLAQMGPSRASALAEAVFSDPSTVSRQVAGLVKDGLVERRADPDDGRASVLAVTDNGLSLLHERRRVRNAALARLFSDWSTHDWTTFVEHFERFVEGYEKALPDFIAEGGQGPRSEGEK from the coding sequence ATGACGACGCCCGAGGACGCCCACGGGGGCGGGCGGTCCGACGAGGGGCTCGCCGACCGCTTCGGCACGGCACTCGTTCGGCTGAACAAGATGCACGCCGCTCTCTCCGCCAACCTCAGCAAGGCGGGCATCGACAAGGCCTCCTTCATCCTCCTCGCCAACCTGGCGCAGATGGGCCCGTCCCGCGCGAGCGCGCTGGCGGAGGCGGTCTTCTCGGACCCGTCCACGGTCAGCCGCCAGGTCGCAGGGCTGGTCAAGGACGGGCTGGTGGAGCGCAGGGCGGACCCCGACGACGGCCGGGCGAGCGTGCTCGCCGTGACCGACAATGGGCTGTCCCTCCTGCACGAGCGGCGACGGGTGCGCAACGCGGCGCTGGCCCGCCTCTTCTCGGACTGGTCCACCCACGACTGGACCACGTTCGTCGAGCATTTCGAGCGCTTCGTCGAGGGATACGAGAAAGCGCTCCCGGATTTCATCGCAGAGGGCGGACAGGGGCCGCGCTCCGAAGGGGAGAAGTGA
- a CDS encoding MDR family MFS transporter gives MSETTTRAGATPPGAALLTHRQILTILSGLLMGMFLAALDQMIVATAMKTIADHLNGQTIQAWATTAYLITSTITTPLYGKLSDIYGRKPMYLTAISMFLVGSLLCGIANSMYELAAFRAVQGLGAGGLMSLAFAILADITSPRERSRYAGYFMAVFGVSSVAGPVVGGLFAGMDHFLGFAGWRWVFLVNVPIALAALVVVAKVLNIPHQRVDHRVDFLGAITLTVGLVPLLIVAEQGREWGWGSATAIAMYVVGVLGLVAFVWAEKRAGDEALLPLRLFRKQTFALGNTINFVLGAGMFGGMVSIPLYLQIVQGHSATKAGLMMLPMTLGIMTAAGTSGKITSKTGRYKVFPVAGFAVMTVSLFLFSKVGVDTPTWQPMALMFTMGIGLGLCMQTLLIAIQNDAEPRDMGVATSSATFFRQIGGTVGAAVFLSVLFSTVGDKIGEALRSAMGTDAFRAALARPENQAFAQQLQSGGASADLNNTEFLSKLDPVLARPFLEGFSSAIDTVFFVGSLVTLVGFAIVWFLREVPLSDRSGLERSKDEADAASTIALH, from the coding sequence ATGTCGGAGACGACAACCCGAGCGGGAGCGACGCCACCCGGCGCCGCGCTGCTCACCCACCGGCAGATCCTGACGATCCTGTCCGGGCTGCTCATGGGCATGTTCCTGGCCGCGCTCGACCAGATGATCGTCGCGACGGCCATGAAGACCATCGCGGACCACCTGAACGGGCAGACCATCCAGGCCTGGGCGACCACCGCCTACCTGATCACGTCCACGATCACGACGCCGCTGTACGGCAAGCTGTCGGACATCTACGGCCGCAAGCCGATGTACCTCACCGCGATCTCGATGTTCCTGGTCGGCTCGCTGCTGTGCGGCATCGCCAACTCGATGTACGAGCTGGCCGCCTTCCGCGCGGTCCAGGGCCTCGGCGCGGGCGGCCTCATGTCGCTGGCGTTCGCGATCCTGGCCGACATCACCTCGCCGCGCGAGCGCAGCCGGTACGCGGGCTACTTCATGGCCGTCTTCGGCGTCTCCAGCGTCGCGGGCCCGGTCGTCGGCGGCCTGTTCGCGGGCATGGACCACTTCCTCGGCTTCGCGGGCTGGCGCTGGGTGTTCCTGGTGAACGTCCCGATCGCGCTCGCCGCGCTGGTCGTCGTCGCCAAGGTCCTCAACATCCCGCACCAGCGGGTCGACCACCGCGTCGACTTCCTCGGCGCGATCACGCTGACCGTCGGCCTGGTGCCGCTGCTGATCGTGGCCGAGCAGGGCCGCGAGTGGGGCTGGGGCTCGGCCACCGCGATCGCCATGTACGTCGTCGGCGTGCTCGGCCTGGTCGCGTTCGTGTGGGCGGAGAAGCGCGCGGGCGACGAGGCGCTGCTGCCGCTGCGGCTGTTCCGCAAGCAGACCTTCGCGCTCGGCAACACGATCAACTTCGTGCTCGGCGCGGGCATGTTCGGCGGCATGGTCTCCATCCCGCTGTACCTGCAGATCGTGCAGGGCCACTCGGCCACCAAGGCGGGCCTGATGATGCTGCCGATGACCCTCGGCATCATGACCGCGGCGGGCACCAGCGGCAAGATCACCTCGAAGACCGGCCGCTACAAGGTGTTCCCGGTCGCCGGCTTCGCGGTCATGACCGTGTCGCTGTTCCTGTTCAGCAAGGTCGGCGTGGACACCCCGACCTGGCAGCCGATGGCGCTGATGTTCACCATGGGCATCGGCCTGGGCCTGTGCATGCAGACCCTGCTCATCGCGATCCAGAACGACGCCGAGCCCCGCGACATGGGCGTGGCGACCTCGTCGGCCACGTTCTTCCGGCAGATCGGCGGCACGGTCGGCGCCGCGGTGTTCCTGTCCGTCCTGTTCAGCACGGTCGGCGACAAGATCGGCGAGGCGCTGCGCTCGGCCATGGGCACCGACGCGTTCCGCGCCGCGCTCGCCCGCCCCGAGAACCAGGCGTTCGCGCAGCAGCTCCAGAGCGGCGGCGCGTCGGCGGACCTGAACAACACCGAGTTCCTGTCCAAGCTGGACCCGGTGCTGGCCAGGCCGTTCCTGGAGGGCTTCTCCTCGGCGATCGACACGGTGTTCTTCGTGGGCTCCCTCGTGACCCTGGTCGGGTTCGCGATCGTGTGGTTCCTGCGCGAGGTCCCGCTGTCGGACCGCTCGGGCCTGGAGCGCTCGAAGGACGAGGCCGACGCCGCGTCGACCATCGCCCTGCACTGA
- a CDS encoding inorganic diphosphatase, which yields MEFDVTIEIPKGVRNKYEMDHKTGRIRLDRTLFTATQYPADYGFVDDTLGEDGDPLDALVLVQEPTFPGCLIRCRAIGMFRMTDEKGGDDKLLCVPSDDPRSEHLRDIHHLSEFYRLEIQHFFEVYKDLEPGKSVEGATWVGRTDAEAEIVRSYQRLKDAVARGEEH from the coding sequence GTGGAGTTCGACGTCACCATCGAGATCCCCAAGGGGGTCCGCAACAAGTACGAGATGGACCACAAGACGGGGCGCATCAGGCTCGACCGCACCCTGTTCACGGCCACTCAGTACCCGGCGGACTACGGGTTCGTCGATGACACCCTGGGCGAGGACGGTGACCCGCTCGACGCGCTCGTTCTCGTGCAGGAGCCGACCTTCCCCGGCTGCCTGATCCGCTGCCGCGCGATCGGCATGTTCCGGATGACCGACGAGAAGGGCGGCGACGACAAGCTGCTCTGCGTCCCGTCGGACGACCCGCGCTCGGAGCACCTGCGGGACATCCACCACCTGAGCGAGTTCTACCGGCTGGAGATCCAGCACTTCTTCGAGGTCTACAAGGACCTGGAGCCGGGCAAGAGCGTCGAGGGCGCGACCTGGGTCGGCCGCACCGACGCGGAGGCCGAGATCGTGCGCTCCTACCAGCGCCTCAAGGACGCCGTGGCGCGCGGCGAGGAGCACTGA
- the dacB gene encoding D-alanyl-D-alanine carboxypeptidase/D-alanyl-D-alanine endopeptidase, giving the protein MPEEPSWPTVDGDDTDREQVRSPRPADPPTMRIALPKKSGGAEKTELIKIDRLRPPGGPTPRTDLPEAGGEAGANAAAAAQQPSGAQRGTTAEQGATPAGPDGDEVTRPAGAGQAETARPGDEDNRTGGQAGAGGAGAAALAAGAGALAAGAAGAQGSGGQAGSTPPGGASAPGATPGTPAGGFPAPGTPAGGFPAPGTPAGGFPAPGGLLGGEPTRFDPPKSAPLPEAGWPGTRAEVPSFDPARADAQLAAQRAAANRAQNAGRPESGQQQAPGQQAGGQQSPGQQGPGQQVAGQQGPHQQGAGPQGPGQQAPGQQAGGQQGAGRQGQGGHGSGPHGTIPPGAGQVSAGQAGAGTGGFGQQGSGRQGPGSQGIRHQGGQSASEQTQKVSITPGQFTFPPPGQQPGGEQHRTPHGTIPPGVDQHRANQPGANQPGANYGGATQTGSPQAGANHSAANHSATQPGASQPGATDHPAPSADRRDDDAAFAAFAADSDERADAPAQRSRRKRPLVVVGALAAVLVLFGGAALAAVQLGWLETGPTSTTQPPAPPAQVDLAVRALGPDAPAPTPAGVQAVLQGPLANGALGNLTGTVIDPASKTVLWHQAETTPLVPASTVKNLVAAAALLQLDHTTQFTTKVVQGAEPGTVILVGGGDPTLSSLPEGRASVYPGAPTLDELVEQVKASGPITRVEYDISRYSAEPGLAPGVDPNDVAGGFITNIGPLMLDGARSDPTKGDTPRTATPAPDAAKALADRLGATVGGKTLAPQAAKVLGEVKSVPLDQLIENMMQLSDNVLAETLAREVAKARNAETSYEGATKAVRDVLAENGFDLTGVTTSDASGMSVQNKVPAKLLGDLLAAAARPDAATDPVTTRLRPLLTALAVAGGNGTLKERFAQSPAGKGWIRGKTGTLTEVHSLAGVVVDTDGRLLVFAFMSNGSGDALGARAGLDALAAQLRGCGCS; this is encoded by the coding sequence GTGCCCGAGGAGCCATCGTGGCCGACCGTCGACGGCGACGACACGGACCGCGAGCAGGTCAGGAGCCCGCGCCCGGCTGATCCGCCGACGATGCGCATCGCGCTGCCGAAGAAGTCGGGCGGCGCCGAGAAGACCGAGCTGATCAAGATCGACCGGTTGAGGCCGCCCGGCGGGCCGACACCGAGGACCGACCTCCCCGAGGCCGGTGGCGAGGCGGGGGCGAACGCCGCAGCCGCAGCTCAGCAGCCCTCCGGGGCGCAGCGCGGGACGACGGCGGAGCAGGGCGCGACACCGGCGGGACCGGACGGCGACGAGGTCACGCGGCCCGCGGGTGCGGGCCAGGCGGAAACCGCCCGACCGGGTGACGAGGACAACCGGACCGGTGGGCAGGCCGGCGCTGGTGGCGCTGGTGCTGCGGCGCTGGCCGCAGGCGCCGGCGCGTTGGCGGCGGGTGCTGCCGGCGCGCAGGGGAGTGGCGGCCAGGCAGGCAGCACCCCGCCCGGCGGTGCCTCCGCGCCGGGCGCCACCCCCGGCACCCCGGCTGGCGGGTTCCCTGCTCCTGGCACCCCTGCGGGTGGTTTTCCCGCTCCCGGCACGCCCGCCGGTGGGTTTCCCGCTCCCGGCGGCCTCCTCGGCGGCGAGCCGACGCGGTTCGACCCGCCCAAGTCCGCCCCGCTTCCCGAGGCCGGGTGGCCGGGGACGCGGGCCGAGGTGCCCTCGTTCGACCCCGCGCGCGCCGACGCCCAGCTCGCCGCGCAGCGCGCCGCCGCCAACCGCGCCCAGAACGCGGGCAGACCGGAGAGCGGCCAGCAGCAAGCACCCGGCCAGCAAGCGGGCGGCCAGCAGAGTCCCGGGCAGCAAGGTCCTGGTCAGCAGGTAGCCGGCCAGCAAGGCCCCCACCAGCAGGGCGCCGGCCCGCAAGGACCTGGCCAGCAAGCGCCTGGGCAACAAGCGGGCGGCCAGCAGGGGGCTGGCAGGCAGGGGCAGGGCGGCCACGGGAGTGGTCCGCACGGCACCATCCCGCCCGGCGCCGGGCAGGTCAGCGCAGGCCAGGCCGGTGCGGGGACAGGGGGGTTCGGGCAGCAGGGATCGGGCAGGCAGGGGCCGGGGAGTCAGGGCATCCGGCACCAGGGTGGCCAGAGCGCGTCCGAGCAGACCCAGAAGGTCAGCATCACCCCCGGCCAGTTCACCTTCCCGCCACCCGGCCAGCAGCCCGGCGGTGAGCAGCACCGCACGCCGCACGGCACCATCCCGCCCGGCGTCGACCAGCACCGCGCCAACCAGCCCGGCGCCAACCAGCCCGGCGCCAACTACGGCGGCGCCACCCAGACCGGCTCCCCCCAGGCAGGCGCCAACCACTCCGCCGCCAACCACTCCGCCACCCAGCCCGGCGCGTCCCAGCCCGGCGCCACCGACCACCCCGCCCCCTCCGCCGACCGGCGCGACGACGACGCGGCCTTCGCCGCCTTCGCCGCCGACTCCGACGAGCGGGCCGACGCGCCCGCCCAGCGGTCCAGGCGCAAGCGGCCCCTGGTGGTCGTCGGCGCGCTCGCCGCCGTGCTCGTCCTGTTCGGCGGCGCCGCGCTGGCCGCCGTGCAGCTCGGCTGGCTGGAGACCGGGCCCACCTCCACCACCCAGCCGCCCGCGCCCCCGGCCCAGGTCGACCTCGCGGTGCGCGCGCTCGGCCCCGACGCGCCCGCGCCCACCCCGGCCGGCGTGCAGGCCGTGCTGCAGGGGCCGCTCGCCAACGGCGCCCTCGGCAACCTCACCGGCACCGTCATCGACCCGGCCAGCAAGACCGTGCTCTGGCACCAGGCCGAGACCACCCCGCTGGTGCCCGCGTCCACGGTGAAGAACCTGGTCGCCGCAGCCGCGCTGCTCCAGCTCGACCACACCACCCAGTTCACCACCAAGGTCGTGCAGGGCGCCGAGCCCGGCACCGTGATCCTGGTCGGCGGCGGCGACCCGACGCTGTCCTCGCTGCCCGAGGGGCGCGCGTCGGTCTACCCCGGCGCGCCCACCCTGGACGAGCTGGTCGAGCAGGTGAAGGCCTCCGGGCCGATCACCAGGGTCGAGTACGACATCAGCCGCTACAGCGCCGAGCCCGGCCTCGCCCCCGGCGTCGACCCCAACGACGTCGCGGGCGGCTTCATCACGAACATCGGCCCGCTGATGCTCGACGGCGCCCGCTCCGACCCCACCAAGGGCGACACGCCCCGCACCGCCACCCCCGCGCCCGACGCCGCGAAGGCCCTGGCCGACCGGCTGGGCGCGACCGTCGGCGGCAAGACCCTCGCGCCCCAGGCCGCGAAGGTCCTCGGCGAGGTCAAGTCCGTCCCGCTCGACCAGCTGATCGAGAACATGATGCAGCTGTCGGACAACGTGCTCGCCGAGACGCTGGCCCGCGAGGTCGCCAAGGCGCGCAACGCCGAGACCTCCTACGAGGGCGCCACCAAGGCCGTGCGGGACGTGCTCGCCGAGAACGGCTTCGACCTGACCGGCGTCACCACCTCCGACGCCAGCGGCATGAGCGTGCAGAACAAGGTCCCCGCCAAGCTCCTCGGCGACCTGCTCGCCGCCGCCGCACGCCCCGACGCCGCCACCGACCCGGTCACCACCCGGCTGCGCCCGCTGCTCACCGCCCTCGCCGTCGCGGGCGGCAACGGCACCCTGAAGGAGCGGTTCGCGCAGTCCCCCGCGGGCAAGGGCTGGATCCGGGGCAAGACCGGCACCCTCACCGAGGTGCACAGCCTCGCGGGCGTCGTGGTGGACACCGACGGCAGGCTGCTGGTGTTCGCGTTCATGTCCAACGGCAGCGGCGACGCCCTCGGCGCGCGCGCCGGGCTCGACGCGCTGGCCGCCCAGCTCAGGGGTTGCGGCTGTTCGTGA
- a CDS encoding zinc-dependent metalloprotease, translated as MTQQDRAASIDWEVAVSTATRLVRPGPVVPRAEADVAVGRLRELAVDAEAHVRELTGLGHGLPLRAGEVVDRPGWVRAAAQGLSVLTDSAMTRQGGVLGGVVSGTAGVQAGVVLAFLSSRVLGQYDPFSGDGRLLLVAPNIVGTQRALNVPGEDFSMWVCLHECAHRLQFTGVPWLAGHFSGLVTELLESMDNESPRLRDLPRRLREADGPVGLIELFQTPEQRAALDRLIAVSTLLEGHADHVMDAVGPDVVPSVAVIRRRFTDRRSGGGLLDRVLRSLLGVEAKVRQYAEGAAFTRHVVDEVGMTGFNAVWSAPEALPTRAEIADPAAWLRRVAP; from the coding sequence GTGACTCAGCAGGACCGGGCGGCGTCGATCGACTGGGAGGTCGCCGTCTCCACGGCGACCCGCCTGGTCCGCCCCGGACCGGTGGTGCCCAGGGCCGAGGCCGACGTCGCGGTCGGCAGGCTGCGCGAGCTGGCGGTGGACGCCGAGGCGCACGTCCGGGAGCTGACGGGCCTGGGCCACGGGCTGCCGCTGCGCGCGGGCGAGGTCGTCGACCGGCCGGGCTGGGTGCGCGCCGCGGCCCAGGGGCTGTCGGTGCTCACCGACAGCGCCATGACCCGGCAGGGCGGCGTTCTCGGCGGGGTCGTGTCGGGCACGGCGGGGGTGCAGGCGGGCGTGGTGCTCGCGTTCCTCAGCTCCCGCGTGCTCGGCCAGTACGACCCGTTCTCCGGCGACGGCAGGCTGCTGCTGGTCGCCCCGAACATCGTCGGCACCCAGCGCGCGCTGAACGTGCCCGGCGAGGACTTCAGCATGTGGGTGTGCCTGCACGAGTGCGCCCACCGGCTCCAGTTCACCGGCGTCCCGTGGCTGGCCGGGCACTTCTCCGGCCTGGTCACCGAGCTGCTGGAGAGCATGGACAACGAGTCGCCCCGGCTGCGCGACCTGCCGAGGCGGCTGCGCGAGGCGGACGGGCCGGTCGGGCTCATCGAGCTGTTCCAGACGCCCGAGCAGCGCGCCGCGCTCGACCGGCTGATCGCGGTGTCCACCCTGCTGGAGGGGCACGCCGACCACGTCATGGACGCGGTCGGGCCGGACGTGGTGCCGTCCGTCGCGGTGATCCGGCGGCGGTTCACCGACCGGCGCTCCGGCGGCGGGCTGCTGGACCGGGTGCTGCGCTCGCTGCTGGGCGTGGAGGCCAAGGTCAGGCAGTACGCGGAGGGCGCCGCGTTCACCAGGCACGTGGTGGACGAGGTCGGCATGACCGGGTTCAACGCGGTGTGGAGCGCCCCCGAGGCGCTGCCGACCCGCGCCGAGATCGCCGACCCCGCCGCCTGGCTGCGCCGCGTCGCGCCGTGA
- the tilS gene encoding tRNA lysidine(34) synthetase TilS: MTPAANGPLSRVRTAVRRFLAEHRPARVAVAVSGGADSLALAACTAALTSGARAVVVDHGLQEGSAEVAERAARTCAGLGLDAQVRRVEVTGGGGPEAAARRARYAALRPERGLVLLGHTLDDQAETVLLGLGRGSGPRSIAGMRELDPPWGRPLLGVTRADTEGACAELGLSPWSDPHNADPAFTRVRLRREVLPLLEEVLQGGVARALARTAAQLREDNDALDDLADAFAGDRGAVADLAPLPVALRRRVLRRWLLAEGVPELSDSHLRAVDALVRTGAGGGGVWVPGGFVVRRARGRLRVEPVQA; the protein is encoded by the coding sequence GTGACCCCGGCCGCCAACGGGCCGCTGTCGCGGGTCCGGACGGCGGTGCGGCGGTTCCTCGCCGAGCACCGCCCCGCGCGGGTCGCGGTGGCGGTGTCCGGCGGGGCCGACTCGCTGGCGCTCGCCGCCTGCACCGCCGCGCTGACCAGCGGCGCGCGGGCCGTCGTGGTCGACCACGGCCTCCAGGAGGGCTCGGCCGAGGTCGCCGAGCGGGCCGCCCGCACGTGCGCCGGGCTGGGCCTGGACGCGCAGGTGCGGCGGGTCGAGGTGACCGGCGGCGGCGGCCCCGAGGCGGCGGCCCGGCGCGCCCGGTACGCCGCGCTGCGCCCCGAGCGCGGCCTGGTGCTGCTCGGGCACACCCTGGACGACCAGGCCGAGACCGTGCTGCTGGGCCTCGGCCGGGGCTCCGGGCCCCGCTCGATCGCCGGGATGCGCGAGCTGGACCCGCCGTGGGGCCGCCCGCTGCTGGGCGTGACCAGGGCGGACACCGAGGGCGCCTGCGCCGAGCTGGGCCTCTCCCCGTGGTCGGACCCGCACAACGCCGACCCCGCGTTCACCAGGGTGCGGCTGCGCCGCGAGGTGCTGCCGCTGCTGGAGGAGGTGCTGCAGGGCGGGGTGGCGCGGGCGCTGGCCCGCACCGCCGCCCAGCTGCGCGAGGACAACGACGCGCTGGACGACCTCGCGGACGCGTTCGCGGGCGACCGGGGCGCGGTCGCCGACCTCGCGCCGCTGCCGGTGGCCCTGCGCAGGCGGGTGCTGCGGCGGTGGCTGCTCGCCGAGGGCGTGCCCGAGTTGTCCGATTCGCACCTGCGCGCGGTGGACGCCCTCGTGCGGACCGGGGCCGGTGGTGGTGGGGTGTGGGTACCCGGCGGCTTTGTGGTGCGCCGAGCACGTGGCAGGCTGCGGGTGGAACCAGTCCAGGCATGA
- the hpt gene encoding hypoxanthine phosphoribosyltransferase produces MYDGDIASVLVSEQEISDKVGELAQQVAADYPAGGDDLVLITVLKGAVMFTSDLARALPVPVQLEFMAVSSYGSSTSSSGVVRILKDLDRDIADRDVLIVEDIIDSGLTLSWLLKNLASRKPRSMEVCTLLRKPDAVKVDVPVKYVGFDIPNEFVVGYGLDYAERYRDLPYIGKLDPKVYSS; encoded by the coding sequence GTGTACGACGGCGACATCGCCTCCGTGCTCGTCAGCGAGCAGGAGATCAGCGACAAGGTCGGTGAGCTCGCCCAGCAGGTGGCCGCCGACTACCCGGCAGGCGGTGACGACCTCGTCCTCATCACCGTCCTCAAGGGCGCGGTGATGTTCACCTCCGACCTGGCCAGGGCGCTTCCCGTCCCGGTGCAGCTGGAGTTCATGGCGGTCAGCTCCTACGGGTCCTCCACGTCCTCCTCGGGCGTGGTGCGCATCCTCAAGGACCTCGACCGCGACATCGCGGACCGGGACGTCCTCATCGTGGAGGACATCATCGACTCCGGGCTGACGCTGTCCTGGCTGCTCAAGAACCTCGCCTCGCGCAAGCCGCGCTCGATGGAGGTCTGCACGCTGCTGCGCAAGCCCGACGCGGTGAAGGTCGACGTGCCGGTCAAGTACGTCGGCTTCGACATCCCCAACGAGTTCGTGGTCGGCTACGGCCTCGACTACGCCGAGCGGTACCGCGACCTGCCGTACATCGGCAAGCTGGACCCGAAGGTCTACTCCAGCTGA